The Pseudanabaena yagii GIHE-NHR1 genome segment TTCTCAAATCTTGAGCGATCGTGAGTCAATGTCGGGGTTTGTAAATGTGAATCTACAGCCGTGTCACCATGTCCGGGGAAATGCTTTGCGGTCGTCAATACGGGATATTGCTTTGCCCCTGCGATAAAGCCCCGCGTCGCCCCCATCACCTCGCCAACTGTAATTCCAAAGGAACGTACATTGATGACAGGATTTTGAGGGTTGTTATTGATATCCACAATCGGTGCTAGCACCCAATTTAGCCCGATCGCTAGAGCTTCTTCGGCAGTAACACGCCCCATTGCTTCGGCATAGTCAATACCGACATCTTGCAACGCCATCGGTGGTGGAAACCATGTCGCGCCACTAAACCTGTGTCCTACACCCTCTTCGATATCGGCTGCCATCAACAAAGGTACTTTTGCCCATGACTGCATTTGCTGTGTTTTGAGAGCAATTTCCGCCGCACTTCCACCCAGCAAAATTACGCCACCAACCCCATATTCACCAATGAGGGTTTGTAGTTGTTTACTTGTTAATTCCCACTGTGGATATTGAATCTGATGGTCGTACAGCATTCCGCAGGTGCGAACAACCAACATTTGCGAGACTTGCTCAACGAGGCTCAACGTATCAATATCAGGCAAGTGGATTGGCATAGTTAACTAAAAAATAAACAACAATATAGCGCTTCAGGTTTGTTTCCCCGCCTTCGGCGGGGAAACATGAAAACACTATATGCGGCAATAAGCACCGCGCATCCCTAAAACTCTAGCGCAAAATCTTTGCGTGTCATCGGTTGTGGTACTTCTAAACCTTCGCCGCCGATATATTTTAAAGCTTTACCTTCAACGGATAAATAAACCTTTGCCTCAGGTTCTAAGCTAGTTGCTGTGTAAAGCACCTGAATAATCCTGCCCTGCATCGAAGCAGAGCCGCCACCCTTGGTAAAGTCCTTGGATAGGTCAATCCGAATTTCTTTGCCTTTAGCCTGTACCTTTAGAACTTTTGTATTGGCGGGAATGGCACTATAAAGGCTCGATTCCGATGGTTTCTCAGATATCAAAGTATTTAAACCAGAAGCGATCGCTTCGTCATTACTTTTGGCTTTGATGGCGATCGGGACAGCCTTTAATTTATTTTTGCTAGATTCAATCCAATAAACAGCTAATTCACCATCTACGGCTCGCTGTGCAGGTGGGGACTGGCTAATTTGAT includes the following:
- a CDS encoding GerMN domain-containing protein; this encodes MKMPVLSKGTWLGLVGAALVGGSATAVLLNSHFNQPNQPNPQISAPASVNQISQSPPAQRAVDGELAVYWIESSKNKLKAVPIAIKAKSNDEAIASGLNTLISEKPSESSLYSAIPANTKVLKVQAKGKEIRIDLSKDFTKGGGSASMQGRIIQVLYTATSLEPEAKVYLSVEGKALKYIGGEGLEVPQPMTRKDFALEF